One stretch of Leptospira bouyouniensis DNA includes these proteins:
- a CDS encoding cytidylyltransferase domain-containing protein translates to MNLAIIPARGGSKGLPGKNIRLLNGKPLIVWSIEAAKKAKLLDRVLVSTDSEEIAKVAETNGCEVLMRSPELASDEATTISVIEDISKKIPEAKNFIVLQPTSPFRKKNLIDDCIAAYLSGDYTNLATGFWCKYKEFGSHNNLRRQDYKGFFYDDGSVYVLSKAIVSQGKWFGEKIYRFENSKEQNFEIDDEIDFKILEMLMKEYSEA, encoded by the coding sequence TTGAACCTAGCAATTATACCAGCAAGAGGTGGCAGTAAAGGTCTTCCAGGAAAAAACATACGTTTGTTAAATGGAAAACCATTAATCGTTTGGTCCATTGAAGCTGCAAAAAAAGCGAAACTGTTGGATCGAGTTTTGGTTTCCACTGATAGTGAGGAGATTGCAAAAGTCGCAGAAACAAATGGTTGTGAAGTGCTAATGCGTAGTCCAGAACTTGCATCTGATGAAGCGACAACAATCTCCGTGATTGAAGACATCTCGAAAAAAATTCCGGAAGCCAAAAATTTTATCGTTTTACAGCCAACATCTCCCTTTAGAAAAAAAAACTTAATCGATGATTGTATTGCCGCTTATTTATCAGGTGATTATACAAATTTGGCGACTGGTTTTTGGTGTAAGTATAAAGAATTTGGTTCACACAATAATTTGAGACGACAAGACTATAAAGGTTTTTTCTACGATGATGGCAGTGTTTACGTTTTGTCTAAAGCAATCGTATCTCAAGGAAAATGGTTCGGAGAAAAAATTTATCGATTTGAGAATTCAAAAGAACAAAATTTTGAGATAGATGATGAAATTGATTTTAAAATCTTAGAAATGTTAATGAAAGAGTATAGCGAGGCATAA
- a CDS encoding N-acetyl sugar amidotransferase — protein sequence MKFNSSEFKICKRCLYTTYHPLGLVIDENGICSGCKIHEEKDQIDWGFKKQKLEKFVQDYRSKSGKNYDCIVPVTGAHDSYYILHLVKNVLKLNPLCVSYNKYYNTEVGIRNLANLRIKFNVDIFIQNVNPNSVKKITRHTLAQYGSIYWHCLAGQTVFPVQTSVKYKIPLIIWGAHQGMEQVGMFSHNHEVEMTRRYRKDHDLFGVEAEDLCDHSGSLAEEDVWQYLYPTDFDLHVTGTRGIYLGNFFRWDPMAQHEEMIKLYDYKSAILNRTPDVYDYIDCFNYSNLHDWIKLKKTGYSKVTDHVTREIRHKRITREQAISVVKHFEFKEPMYQKEFLDWLHLDLRSFQFIIEQHQHPYFWKEVEYRNYQFVGPSTYFEENSEKENRLVWPTTSNEYKKKNNHYVTIGKGYPDL from the coding sequence ATGAAATTTAATTCTTCTGAATTTAAAATCTGCAAAAGATGTCTTTATACGACCTACCATCCGCTTGGTTTAGTCATCGATGAAAATGGAATTTGTTCTGGTTGTAAAATCCATGAAGAAAAAGACCAAATTGATTGGGGATTCAAGAAACAAAAATTAGAAAAGTTTGTGCAAGATTATCGTAGTAAATCTGGAAAAAACTATGACTGCATTGTCCCAGTCACAGGCGCACATGACTCTTACTATATTTTACATTTAGTAAAAAACGTATTAAAACTAAATCCATTATGTGTATCTTATAATAAGTATTATAATACGGAAGTTGGGATTCGAAATTTAGCAAATCTAAGAATTAAATTTAATGTTGATATCTTCATTCAAAATGTAAATCCTAATTCAGTTAAGAAGATTACTCGGCACACTCTCGCTCAATATGGTTCTATATATTGGCACTGTTTGGCTGGCCAGACAGTTTTTCCCGTACAAACTTCGGTGAAATACAAAATTCCTCTCATCATTTGGGGGGCACACCAAGGTATGGAACAAGTTGGGATGTTTTCCCATAACCATGAAGTGGAGATGACACGAAGGTACAGGAAAGATCATGATTTGTTTGGTGTAGAAGCGGAAGACCTTTGTGACCATTCTGGAAGTTTGGCGGAAGAGGACGTTTGGCAGTATTTGTATCCTACTGATTTTGATTTGCATGTGACTGGAACAAGGGGAATTTATTTGGGAAATTTTTTCCGTTGGGACCCAATGGCACAACATGAAGAAATGATAAAATTGTATGATTATAAATCGGCAATATTAAACCGAACACCCGATGTGTATGACTATATAGACTGCTTTAATTATTCAAACTTACACGATTGGATTAAGTTAAAAAAAACTGGGTATTCGAAAGTTACAGATCATGTAACTAGAGAAATACGGCACAAACGAATTACGAGAGAACAGGCAATATCTGTTGTTAAACATTTTGAATTCAAAGAACCGATGTATCAAAAAGAATTTTTGGACTGGTTACATTTGGATCTACGTTCTTTCCAATTCATAATTGAACAACACCAACATCCATACTTTTGGAAAGAGGTTGAATATAGGAATTATCAATTTGTAGGGCCCTCTACTTATTTTGAAGAAAACAGTGAAAAAGAAAATAGATTGGTTTGGCCGACCACATCAAATGAGTATAAAAAGAAAAACAATCATTACGTTACGATTGGAAAGGGATATCCTGATTTATGA
- a CDS encoding N-acetyl sugar amidotransferase: protein MKYCLTCLQPNTRVNEQFSEDGKCSSCINFELTRNVNYLERFDLLKEIIAKYPRKKGSHFDCIIGVSGGKDSTRQAIWVRDKLKLNPLLVCLSYPPEQVSELGVKNISNLIHLGFDVLFSGPAPGTWKKLMRHAFLTFSNWAKSTEMALYSSVPKTAIAYKIPLIFIGENQSLRDRKTIDPEKPWEYNNLISMNTLGGGDLTWMRDAGISDVELISYGFPDKSEVNAAGLNVIDLGWFIDNWDNLGNAMFSTSYGIHIREDKAENTGDPLGVSALDEDWVTLNQMIKFLKFGFGKVTDYMNEDIRAGRISREKAIEIVEKYDGACSDQYIESFCQYIEISVTQFWEVVHKSVNKSLFEITPDKKILKKFKVGFGL from the coding sequence ATGAAATATTGTCTTACTTGTTTACAGCCTAACACAAGGGTTAATGAACAATTTTCCGAAGATGGGAAGTGTTCTTCTTGTATTAACTTCGAATTGACGAGGAATGTTAATTACCTTGAGAGGTTTGATTTATTAAAGGAGATCATTGCCAAATATCCGAGGAAAAAGGGATCTCATTTTGACTGTATCATCGGTGTAAGTGGTGGGAAGGATAGTACACGACAAGCCATTTGGGTTCGCGATAAATTGAAATTAAATCCATTACTCGTATGTTTGAGTTATCCACCTGAACAAGTGAGTGAGCTCGGAGTTAAAAATATTTCGAATCTAATTCATTTGGGGTTTGATGTTTTATTTTCTGGTCCAGCTCCTGGAACGTGGAAAAAATTGATGAGGCATGCTTTTCTTACTTTTAGCAATTGGGCTAAATCGACAGAGATGGCATTGTATAGTTCGGTTCCTAAAACTGCAATCGCTTATAAAATTCCTTTGATCTTTATTGGTGAGAACCAAAGTTTGAGGGATCGCAAAACAATTGATCCAGAAAAACCTTGGGAATATAATAATCTGATTTCGATGAATACTCTAGGTGGTGGTGATTTAACTTGGATGAGGGATGCTGGTATTTCTGATGTAGAACTCATTTCATATGGTTTTCCTGATAAATCAGAAGTGAATGCTGCTGGTTTAAATGTTATTGATTTAGGTTGGTTCATTGATAACTGGGATAACTTAGGAAATGCGATGTTCTCTACATCTTATGGAATTCACATTCGTGAAGATAAAGCTGAGAATACTGGAGATCCACTCGGTGTAAGCGCATTAGATGAAGATTGGGTAACGTTAAACCAAATGATTAAATTTCTGAAATTTGGATTTGGAAAAGTAACGGACTATATGAATGAAGATATTCGAGCGGGTAGGATATCTAGAGAAAAGGCAATTGAAATCGTTGAAAAATATGATGGAGCCTGTTCTGATCAATACATTGAAAGTTTTTGCCAGTACATAGAAATATCGGTTACCCAATTTTGGGAAGTTGTTCATAAATCTGTTAACAAATCATTATTTGAAATCACTCCTGATAAAAAGATTTTAAAAAAATTCAAAGTAGGGTTTGGACTCTGA
- a CDS encoding iron-containing alcohol dehydrogenase family protein, with the protein MSNFRIFKQVPRLLFGENSINRLAELVPAKKDPKDYYVFIIDDVHKDSNIVSRLNLTNADFIEYFPASKKEPATYQVDEIKERIMKEKGNQKPISIIGIGGGSSMDVAKAISVVLCNEGSSSLYQGWDLVPNPGIHKIGIPTVAGSGAEASRTAVLMGKDRKFGINSDFSMFDAIILDRTLIKNVPTNQRFHSGMDCYIHCVESLQGTMINELARGYASKALDLCELVFLADGDDDMLMTASYLGGVSIVNSEVGVCHALSYGLSLELGYRHGYANCIAFDVLEEYYGPYVEKFRKMLKKHNIVLPKGVTKSLDSAALNRMVEMTLRMERPLTNALGENWKQILTPDKILQLYARM; encoded by the coding sequence ATGTCAAATTTTAGAATATTTAAACAAGTTCCACGTTTGTTATTTGGTGAAAATAGCATCAATCGTTTAGCAGAATTAGTACCTGCTAAAAAAGATCCAAAGGATTATTACGTCTTTATTATTGATGATGTACATAAAGATTCGAATATTGTTTCTCGGTTGAATCTTACAAATGCAGATTTCATTGAATATTTTCCTGCTAGTAAAAAAGAACCTGCTACTTACCAAGTTGATGAAATTAAAGAACGGATCATGAAAGAAAAGGGGAATCAAAAACCAATTTCGATCATTGGAATTGGTGGTGGTAGTTCGATGGATGTTGCCAAAGCAATTTCTGTTGTATTATGCAACGAAGGTTCTTCTAGTTTGTACCAAGGTTGGGACTTAGTTCCGAATCCTGGTATCCATAAAATCGGGATTCCAACGGTTGCAGGTTCCGGTGCAGAAGCAAGTCGTACTGCCGTACTCATGGGGAAAGATCGTAAGTTTGGGATTAACAGTGATTTTAGTATGTTTGATGCGATTATTTTGGATAGAACTCTCATCAAAAATGTGCCAACTAATCAAAGATTCCATTCTGGGATGGATTGTTATATCCATTGTGTTGAAAGTTTACAAGGAACGATGATCAATGAACTGGCAAGAGGGTATGCGAGTAAAGCTTTGGATTTATGCGAACTAGTGTTTCTTGCTGACGGTGATGACGATATGTTGATGACCGCTTCCTATTTAGGTGGGGTTTCCATTGTCAATTCTGAAGTAGGAGTATGTCACGCTTTGTCGTATGGTCTAAGTTTAGAGCTTGGGTATCGACATGGATATGCCAATTGCATTGCCTTTGATGTTTTAGAAGAATACTACGGACCTTATGTCGAAAAATTCAGGAAGATGTTAAAAAAACATAATATTGTTTTACCAAAAGGAGTTACAAAATCTTTGGATTCTGCTGCATTAAATCGTATGGTCGAGATGACCTTGAGAATGGAACGACCACTTACCAATGCGTTAGGTGAAAACTGGAAACAGATTTTAACTCCAGATAAAATTTTACAACTCTACGCTAGAATGTAA
- a CDS encoding N-acetylneuraminate synthase family protein: MIIDKKISKYIVFCEDSIRNSLKKIESNKAKTVFAVTEDNRILGVLTDGDFRRWILDDSIQDHDLSLKVESIINRNFKYLHVNESPDRIRQSLSQTISILPLIDDHFKLQSVARIGSEEISIGDFVLDESSPSFIIAEIGNNHNGDFELAKKLVDLAKKSGADCAKFQMRDLLSLYNNQGNVNDASEDLGSQYTLDLLNKFQLSNEELFKLFDYCKELEILPLCTPWDEKSFNALEEYGMEAYKIASADFTNHEFIKLVATSGKPLICSTGMTNESEIVNTVKVLQEVGAQYILLHCNSTYPAPFKDINLSYLKRLKDIGNCLVGYSGHERGYHIPLASIALGAKVIEKHFTVDKTMEGNDHKVSLLPDEFKEMVIGIRQVEDSLGEARNRIITQGELMNRETLGKSLVCNQEILVGEVILSNMITTRSPGKGLAPYFKKDLIGKVAKRNFSKGDFFFPSDLSETAIEIKNNYSFTRPWGLPVRFHDINSMVKLSSMKLVEFHLSYKDLELNISDFLSGTYGVDFVVHTPELFEGDHLLDLCSNDESYRQQSIKHMQRVIDVTKSLKVFFPKMQSNPLIVTNVGGFSNDYFLPNSDKTKLYENYFQSLKELNLDGVEIIPQTMPPFPWHFGGQRYHNLFMSFEDIQYYCEKYKIRVCLDISHSKLACNQFHWSFTDFIEKISPYIAHMHVVDASGVDGEGLQIGEGEIDFFQLARLLRESSPKASFIPEIWQGHKNQGEGFWVALSRLEKFNF, translated from the coding sequence ATGATCATAGATAAAAAGATTTCAAAATATATAGTTTTTTGTGAAGATTCGATTCGAAATTCATTAAAAAAAATCGAATCAAATAAAGCTAAGACTGTATTTGCGGTAACAGAAGATAATCGTATTTTAGGTGTATTAACCGATGGCGATTTTCGAAGGTGGATACTTGATGACTCAATTCAAGACCATGACTTGAGTTTGAAAGTAGAATCAATCATCAATCGAAATTTTAAATACTTACATGTGAATGAAAGCCCAGACCGAATCCGCCAGTCATTAAGCCAAACAATTTCAATCCTTCCTCTCATTGATGATCATTTTAAATTACAATCTGTAGCACGAATTGGTTCAGAAGAGATATCAATTGGTGACTTTGTTTTAGATGAATCTAGTCCATCTTTCATCATTGCTGAAATTGGAAATAACCATAACGGTGATTTTGAGCTAGCGAAAAAACTCGTTGATTTGGCTAAAAAATCGGGAGCAGATTGTGCAAAATTCCAGATGAGAGATTTGTTATCTCTATATAATAACCAAGGAAATGTGAATGATGCATCTGAAGACTTGGGATCCCAATATACTCTTGATTTATTAAATAAATTCCAATTATCGAATGAAGAACTTTTTAAGTTATTCGATTATTGTAAAGAATTGGAAATCCTTCCACTTTGTACTCCTTGGGACGAAAAAAGTTTTAACGCCTTGGAAGAATATGGAATGGAGGCTTATAAAATAGCATCTGCAGATTTTACGAATCATGAATTTATAAAATTAGTAGCTACTTCAGGAAAACCTTTGATTTGTTCCACAGGTATGACAAATGAATCTGAAATTGTAAATACAGTAAAAGTTTTGCAAGAAGTAGGAGCTCAGTATATTTTACTCCATTGTAATTCAACTTACCCTGCACCATTTAAGGATATCAACCTATCATACCTAAAAAGACTAAAAGATATTGGGAATTGCCTTGTCGGTTATTCTGGTCATGAAAGGGGATACCATATACCTCTCGCATCCATTGCTTTAGGAGCCAAGGTAATTGAAAAACATTTCACTGTGGACAAAACTATGGAAGGGAATGATCATAAGGTTAGTTTACTTCCAGATGAATTCAAAGAGATGGTCATTGGAATTCGACAAGTGGAAGATTCCCTTGGAGAGGCTCGGAATCGAATCATCACACAAGGTGAATTGATGAACCGAGAAACTCTCGGAAAAAGTTTGGTTTGTAACCAAGAGATTCTGGTGGGTGAAGTCATCCTTTCCAATATGATTACTACAAGGAGTCCTGGGAAAGGACTTGCTCCTTATTTCAAAAAAGATCTGATTGGTAAAGTAGCGAAACGTAATTTTTCGAAGGGTGATTTTTTCTTTCCGTCTGATCTAAGCGAAACTGCTATCGAAATCAAAAACAACTATTCCTTCACTCGCCCTTGGGGTTTGCCAGTTAGGTTTCACGATATTAATTCTATGGTTAAATTATCGAGTATGAAACTCGTTGAATTCCATTTGAGTTATAAAGATTTAGAATTAAACATCAGTGATTTTTTAAGTGGAACTTATGGTGTCGATTTTGTTGTTCACACTCCTGAGTTATTTGAAGGTGATCATCTGCTAGATCTTTGTTCGAACGATGAAAGTTATCGCCAACAGTCTATAAAACACATGCAACGTGTGATTGATGTAACCAAATCTTTAAAAGTGTTTTTCCCAAAGATGCAATCAAATCCTCTCATTGTTACAAATGTTGGTGGATTTTCAAATGATTATTTTTTGCCAAATTCCGATAAAACAAAGTTATATGAGAATTATTTCCAATCGTTAAAAGAGTTAAATTTGGATGGAGTAGAAATCATACCACAGACGATGCCACCTTTTCCTTGGCATTTTGGTGGTCAAAGGTATCATAACCTGTTCATGTCGTTTGAGGATATCCAATATTATTGTGAAAAGTATAAAATTCGAGTTTGTTTGGATATTTCACATTCAAAATTAGCGTGTAACCAATTCCATTGGTCTTTCACTGATTTTATAGAAAAGATTTCTCCTTACATTGCTCATATGCATGTTGTGGATGCTTCAGGAGTGGATGGAGAAGGATTACAAATTGGCGAAGGAGAGATTGATTTTTTTCAATTGGCTCGATTGCTCCGAGAATCTTCACCAAAAGCATCTTTTATTCCAGAAATTTGGCAAGGCCACAAAAACCAAGGTGAAGGTTTTTGGGTCGCTTTAAGTAGATTAGAAAAATTTAATTTTTAA
- the hisH gene encoding imidazole glycerol phosphate synthase subunit HisH — protein sequence MDYEVGNHASVKACLDKLGFIVQITSDVSEIKVCDLLIMPGVGAFPVAIQSLAKKNLNNFLKEWVLDGRPLFGICLGMQLFANSSTEIAFHEGLGFIQGNVTQLSNHNDFHIGWNQLSIREANSFLSEFDGLDFYFNHSFAYDNNSDVSLASTKYVREFPSIVKHGQVIGVQFHPEKSQNVGKEFFSKIVKELVNGF from the coding sequence CTGGATTACGAAGTTGGCAATCATGCATCCGTAAAAGCATGTTTGGATAAATTGGGTTTTATTGTTCAAATCACTTCGGACGTATCGGAAATTAAGGTTTGTGATTTACTGATTATGCCTGGCGTCGGAGCATTTCCTGTTGCAATACAATCACTTGCAAAAAAAAATCTAAACAATTTTTTGAAAGAATGGGTTCTGGATGGAAGGCCGTTGTTTGGAATATGTTTAGGTATGCAATTGTTTGCAAATTCATCTACAGAAATTGCATTTCATGAAGGACTTGGATTTATCCAAGGGAATGTAACTCAATTGTCCAATCATAATGATTTTCATATAGGATGGAACCAACTGAGTATTCGTGAGGCGAATTCCTTTTTATCGGAATTTGATGGATTGGATTTTTATTTTAATCATTCTTTTGCTTATGATAATAATAGTGATGTTTCACTCGCATCTACGAAGTATGTACGCGAGTTTCCCTCAATCGTAAAACACGGGCAAGTAATTGGAGTCCAATTTCATCCAGAAAAGAGCCAGAATGTGGGAAAAGAATTTTTTTCCAAAATTGTTAAGGAACTAGTCAATGGCTTTTAA
- a CDS encoding class I SAM-dependent methyltransferase gives MSCYLCGSTHFQKLPGKVRDNDSLNIFECDDCHLVYLSGQEHVSEEHYKNSGMHGNALPSIQEWLTDTQVDDERRFEFLKNTIRGKDVLDFGCGNGGFLIKAKGVSSNCYGVELERRLQDHFTSNSLKVYSDLENALQSGQKFDVITSFHVLEHLSDPSDIMVKLALLLKPNGKMIFEIPSATDVLLRLYESKEFSEFTYWSQHLYLFNANNLVKLVDKAGLKIHWIKQVQRYPLSNHLFWLSKGKPGGHIHWSVLNSEELNRAYEASLASIGMCDTLLFSVYR, from the coding sequence ATGAGCTGTTATCTTTGCGGTTCCACCCATTTTCAAAAACTACCGGGAAAGGTAAGGGATAATGATAGTCTAAACATTTTTGAATGTGATGACTGTCATTTGGTTTATCTCTCAGGCCAAGAACACGTTTCTGAAGAACATTATAAAAATTCAGGTATGCATGGTAATGCCCTACCTTCCATACAAGAATGGCTTACTGATACTCAAGTTGATGATGAAAGAAGGTTTGAGTTTTTAAAGAATACCATTCGAGGGAAAGATGTTTTAGACTTTGGTTGTGGTAATGGTGGTTTTTTAATTAAAGCAAAGGGAGTTTCATCTAACTGTTATGGTGTTGAATTAGAGAGAAGATTACAGGACCATTTCACATCCAATAGTTTGAAAGTGTATTCGGATTTGGAGAATGCTTTACAATCAGGACAAAAGTTTGATGTCATTACTTCGTTTCATGTTTTGGAACATTTAAGTGATCCAAGTGATATCATGGTAAAGTTGGCTCTTTTATTGAAGCCAAATGGAAAAATGATTTTTGAAATTCCAAGTGCAACGGATGTATTGTTACGTTTGTATGAGTCAAAAGAGTTCTCTGAGTTTACCTATTGGAGTCAACATTTGTATTTATTTAATGCAAATAATCTTGTTAAATTAGTTGATAAAGCAGGTTTAAAAATTCATTGGATTAAACAAGTGCAAAGGTATCCATTGTCCAATCATTTGTTTTGGTTATCTAAAGGAAAACCTGGTGGTCATATCCATTGGAGTGTTTTAAATTCCGAAGAATTAAATCGGGCATATGAAGCGAGTTTGGCATCTATTGGGATGTGTGATACTCTTTTGTTTTCAGTTTATCGTTAA
- a CDS encoding DegT/DnrJ/EryC1/StrS family aminotransferase produces the protein MDFKVKWSGKSIDYTEEEINAVVNVMRTADPQTQGKYLNEFESAFSRYIGGQPCFGVTNATHALELIADLTGVKKGDEVIIPSHTYCASAIPFGRTGAKLVWADVDPDTFLVSLDSIKSLVNERTKVIVVVHLYGMIIPNIEEIVNFAKSKNILVVEDCAQSLGAKLNSKVCGTFGDYGAYSFHGQKNITTLGEGGVITLKDESQAKKIPGIRHNGHAPFLNKIEYWIPAMSNVDLDIDGIWPHNFSLTEAQAALGTVLLGRLDTLTNNRRERAKKFRESLVDFPELKFQKITNENSHSHHLLVAKFQGKESGKSRDAFLSLLSKKYKVQAIVQYYPLNRYDLFKKMGFGEANCPNADSFFDNMVSFPFHITMSESDFDYMIDSIQKALIELRG, from the coding sequence ATGGATTTCAAAGTTAAGTGGTCTGGTAAATCAATCGATTATACGGAAGAGGAAATCAATGCAGTTGTGAACGTGATGAGAACGGCAGATCCTCAAACACAAGGAAAGTATTTGAATGAATTTGAAAGTGCATTCTCAAGATACATTGGCGGACAACCTTGTTTTGGTGTGACGAATGCTACACATGCATTGGAATTAATTGCTGATTTAACAGGGGTTAAAAAAGGTGATGAAGTTATCATTCCTTCTCACACTTATTGTGCTTCTGCAATTCCTTTTGGAAGGACTGGAGCAAAATTAGTTTGGGCAGATGTAGATCCAGATACTTTTTTAGTTTCGTTAGATAGTATTAAATCTTTAGTGAATGAAAGAACAAAAGTAATCGTTGTGGTTCACCTTTATGGAATGATTATTCCAAATATTGAAGAAATAGTCAATTTTGCTAAATCAAAGAACATTTTGGTAGTGGAAGATTGTGCGCAGTCTTTAGGTGCAAAATTGAATTCGAAAGTGTGTGGAACCTTTGGTGATTACGGAGCTTATAGTTTCCACGGTCAAAAGAATATTACGACACTCGGGGAAGGTGGAGTCATCACTTTAAAAGATGAATCACAAGCAAAAAAAATCCCTGGCATACGCCATAATGGTCATGCACCATTTTTAAATAAAATTGAATATTGGATTCCCGCTATGTCCAATGTTGATTTGGATATTGATGGGATTTGGCCTCACAATTTTAGTTTAACGGAAGCACAAGCAGCCCTTGGAACGGTTTTACTTGGCCGACTCGATACACTCACGAACAATCGAAGAGAAAGAGCAAAAAAATTCCGAGAATCGCTGGTCGATTTTCCTGAGTTAAAATTCCAAAAGATTACAAATGAAAATTCGCATAGCCATCATTTACTGGTAGCCAAGTTCCAAGGGAAAGAATCAGGAAAGTCAAGAGATGCATTTTTGTCTTTGTTAAGTAAAAAATATAAAGTACAGGCGATCGTACAATATTATCCACTCAACCGATACGATTTGTTTAAAAAAATGGGTTTTGGAGAAGCAAACTGTCCAAATGCAGATTCCTTTTTTGATAATATGGTATCCTTTCCATTCCATATCACAATGTCTGAATCTGATTTTGACTATATGATCGATTCGATTCAAAAAGCCTTAATCGAATTAAGAGGATAA
- a CDS encoding HisA/HisF-related TIM barrel protein yields MAFKKRLVASILVKDGIAVQSFGYNEYLPLGNPVILAENLDRWGVDEIVILSIDSTKKGIDPDLHLLSEISKRVNTPIAYGGGIKNLKNVLDVIHSGADRIIIDQLYFQNPSQIKMVSESIGSQAVILSMPCSISNGKISHYNYISKKSEVVDFHSLPFMKEYIASEFLLIDHLHEGKPNSFSEEMVKYFPNEISLICFGGISNSQQVERLFQNQNVVGVCIGNFLNYKEHYFQNIKLELSSSLLRNPVFESY; encoded by the coding sequence ATGGCTTTTAAGAAAAGACTGGTAGCTTCCATTCTAGTAAAAGATGGAATTGCAGTTCAATCGTTTGGTTATAACGAATATTTACCCCTAGGCAATCCAGTAATCCTTGCAGAAAACCTAGATCGTTGGGGAGTTGATGAGATTGTCATCCTATCGATTGATAGTACAAAAAAAGGAATTGATCCGGATCTTCATCTGTTAAGTGAAATTTCAAAACGAGTGAATACTCCGATTGCCTATGGAGGCGGAATTAAGAATTTAAAAAATGTTCTAGATGTGATTCATTCAGGTGCAGATCGGATCATTATTGATCAATTGTACTTTCAGAATCCTTCTCAAATTAAGATGGTTTCAGAATCCATTGGATCCCAAGCGGTTATTCTTTCCATGCCCTGTTCTATTTCCAATGGGAAAATCTCTCATTATAATTATATTTCAAAAAAATCGGAAGTTGTGGATTTCCATTCTCTACCATTTATGAAAGAGTATATTGCTTCCGAATTTCTTCTCATCGATCATTTACATGAAGGGAAACCCAATTCCTTTTCCGAAGAAATGGTAAAATATTTTCCGAATGAAATTTCCCTAATCTGCTTTGGTGGGATTTCAAACTCACAACAAGTGGAAAGATTGTTCCAAAATCAGAATGTCGTTGGGGTATGTATTGGTAATTTTTTGAATTACAAAGAACATTATTTCCAAAACATCAAATTGGAACTTTCAAGTAGTTTATTAAGAAATCCAGTTTTTGAGTCTTATTAG